Proteins from a single region of Companilactobacillus farciminis KCTC 3681 = DSM 20184:
- a CDS encoding SDR family oxidoreductase — translation MKVLIIGAHGNVGHLLIGELQSRNIDFVAGLRSQEQIKAYNENNIETQYIDLTASLDEISASIEESGADVIVFSAGAGGASDALTMEIDLDGAIKTMMVAEANNIKRYIMVSSLFSDDRDKWDATGIRPYMTAKHYADDHLRGTSLDYTIIHPGALTNDDGTGKIQLLGPNESGSIPRADVAKALALIIENPATIKKEYTFASGDTPAEEVFR, via the coding sequence ATGAAAGTTCTTATCATTGGTGCTCACGGAAATGTCGGACACCTATTAATTGGAGAATTACAATCGAGAAACATCGACTTTGTTGCTGGATTGCGTAGTCAAGAACAAATCAAGGCCTACAACGAAAACAACATTGAAACACAATACATTGATTTGACCGCATCTTTAGACGAAATCAGTGCATCTATTGAAGAAAGTGGTGCTGATGTCATCGTCTTCTCTGCCGGTGCTGGTGGTGCAAGCGATGCTTTAACTATGGAAATCGACCTCGACGGTGCTATCAAAACGATGATGGTCGCTGAAGCCAATAATATCAAGCGTTACATCATGGTCAGTTCTCTATTCAGTGACGACCGCGACAAATGGGACGCTACTGGTATCAGACCTTACATGACCGCTAAACATTACGCTGACGACCATTTACGTGGCACGAGTTTAGATTACACGATCATTCATCCCGGTGCTTTAACTAACGATGACGGCACAGGCAAAATTCAATTGTTAGGTCCAAATGAATCCGGTTCGATTCCCCGAGCTGACGTTGCCAAGGCTTTAGCTTTGATTATTGAAAATCCAGCTACGATCAAAAAAGAATACACTTTTGCTAGTGGTGACACTCCAGCTGAAGAAGTTTTTAGATAG
- a CDS encoding flavodoxin family protein, protein MKILGILASHQEHGLNAKMLSEVLDNVNPGVETETIYLENYDITPHKYHEKNAVLDELSQKLMDSDVWVFAAPTYFRELSGVLKNFFDCMRPKLVYFKENGDTIPGQFKNKHYLSISSCYVSTLENFLTGVTDESFKTIDRVMSAAGVIKVGEIVLPNTFGMKEIPNNKKELCHKYAKKISVKKRKDDSTVKRYIQLFFMIAVMALITMGIQLPLQNWIGTNFWLNYVSFTVIFFVLLACILHFMTFVKHRRR, encoded by the coding sequence ATGAAGATATTAGGAATATTAGCCTCGCATCAGGAACATGGATTGAACGCCAAAATGCTATCTGAAGTTTTAGACAATGTTAATCCTGGTGTCGAAACTGAAACTATCTATTTAGAAAATTACGATATAACTCCGCATAAATATCATGAAAAAAATGCTGTTTTGGATGAATTATCGCAAAAATTGATGGACAGCGACGTCTGGGTCTTCGCGGCACCAACTTATTTTCGTGAATTATCTGGTGTCTTGAAGAATTTCTTCGATTGTATGCGACCAAAACTAGTTTATTTCAAAGAAAATGGTGACACGATCCCCGGACAATTCAAGAATAAGCATTATTTGAGCATCAGTTCTTGCTACGTTTCAACACTAGAGAACTTTTTGACCGGTGTGACTGACGAAAGTTTCAAGACGATTGATCGAGTTATGTCAGCTGCTGGCGTGATCAAAGTTGGCGAGATAGTTTTGCCGAATACTTTTGGGATGAAAGAAATCCCTAATAATAAGAAAGAACTGTGTCACAAGTATGCAAAAAAGATATCTGTCAAAAAGAGAAAGGATGATTCAACTGTGAAAAGATATATTCAATTATTCTTCATGATTGCAGTAATGGCATTAATTACAATGGGGATTCAATTACCACTTCAAAACTGGATCGGCACTAACTTCTGGTTGAACTATGTCAGCTTTACAGTGATATTCTTCGTCTTGTTGGCTTGTATCTTGCACTTCATGACCTTTGTAAAGCATCGTCGGCGTTAA
- the tpx gene encoding thiol peroxidase, whose protein sequence is MDLDFKGQTITTYGDPLTVGEKFPDFTVLNKDNNEVKLSSFLDKPLLISVVPNINTSVCSVQTKHFNEEVDGHSEINFVTISTNTPEEQSHWCAAEGVKNMVMLSDIDHDFGKKSKIWIRDINILARSVWVVDKNGEIIYSEIVPVQTDEPSYDKVLGQLNELVK, encoded by the coding sequence ATGGATTTAGATTTTAAGGGACAAACAATTACTACTTATGGTGATCCTTTGACTGTAGGTGAAAAGTTCCCTGATTTTACTGTTCTAAATAAAGATAACAACGAGGTCAAGTTGAGCAGTTTCTTAGACAAGCCTCTACTTATCAGCGTTGTTCCAAATATCAATACTAGTGTCTGCAGCGTGCAAACTAAGCATTTCAACGAAGAGGTTGACGGACATTCAGAAATCAACTTCGTTACTATTTCAACTAACACTCCGGAAGAACAATCTCACTGGTGTGCTGCTGAAGGTGTTAAGAATATGGTCATGTTATCCGATATCGACCATGACTTCGGTAAGAAATCAAAGATTTGGATCAGAGACATTAACATTTTAGCTCGTTCCGTTTGGGTCGTTGATAAGAATGGTGAAATCATCTATTCCGAAATCGTACCTGTTCAAACTGATGAACCTAGCTATGATAAGGTTCTCGGTCAACTAAATGAATTAGTAAAATAA
- a CDS encoding GNAT family N-acetyltransferase, producing MNLIGNKIIIRDFQKKDFPEFFELVYDKTNHDLAGLEYTTDENFAHSLLEMYQRRDGAFVIAKKDTDQMVGIVEMNKRGESGDLLLTREVGFVVNRKFRKQGFAKESVQLLIKYGFNDLNLTEIWASSEKDNQAPQNLLESLGFKYIYEVNQALPYAMQSNLVKYYLLKK from the coding sequence ATGAATTTAATAGGAAATAAAATAATTATTCGAGATTTTCAAAAAAAAGACTTTCCTGAATTCTTTGAATTGGTATATGACAAAACTAACCATGATTTAGCCGGATTAGAATATACGACCGACGAAAATTTTGCCCACAGTTTATTAGAAATGTATCAAAGACGAGACGGTGCCTTCGTAATTGCCAAAAAAGACACTGATCAGATGGTCGGAATAGTGGAAATGAATAAGCGTGGCGAAAGTGGCGACTTGCTGTTGACTAGGGAAGTAGGATTCGTAGTTAATAGGAAGTTTCGCAAACAAGGCTTCGCCAAAGAGTCAGTTCAACTGTTGATTAAGTACGGATTCAACGATTTGAACTTGACCGAGATCTGGGCATCAAGTGAAAAAGATAACCAAGCACCACAGAATTTATTGGAATCATTAGGGTTTAAATACATTTATGAAGTCAATCAAGCGCTTCCATACGCAATGCAGTCGAATCTGGTCAAATACTACCTTTTGAAGAAATGA
- a CDS encoding WxL protein host-binding domain-containing protein: MKKRMRTRKSLNVKKRVVGFFAIAVILLGVIGGFGLTHVIAESNSTTGGGADRSAPVAVVASKSDDTESSLGGGGGGSNGSVLINSDNTGTSTGTEAKTKDTDFVPSVNINNMSSYPQTGDAHDRFNLGPKTMSADLTYPKVAPNSRIPVDFDQNTTPIQAGKYVVKGAARSGKATWTFHKTYTITQDQANDINKRCKGLIYNKTTTYILIVCVLVSLIFLIFWAIWHSGRS; this comes from the coding sequence ATGAAAAAAAGAATGAGAACTAGAAAAAGTCTCAATGTCAAAAAGCGAGTAGTCGGTTTCTTCGCAATTGCCGTTATATTGTTGGGTGTGATTGGAGGATTTGGTCTTACACATGTAATCGCCGAATCCAACAGCACGACAGGAGGTGGCGCTGACAGGTCAGCACCGGTTGCGGTAGTCGCCAGTAAGTCAGATGACACTGAATCCAGCTTAGGTGGCGGTGGTGGTGGTTCCAACGGATCAGTATTAATAAATAGTGATAATACCGGTACAAGTACTGGTACTGAGGCTAAGACTAAAGATACTGATTTCGTTCCTTCGGTGAATATCAATAATATGTCTTCATACCCACAAACGGGAGATGCGCATGACAGATTCAACTTAGGTCCCAAAACTATGTCAGCGGATCTCACATATCCTAAAGTAGCCCCAAATTCTCGTATTCCAGTTGACTTTGATCAAAATACAACCCCAATTCAAGCCGGGAAGTATGTCGTCAAAGGTGCGGCTCGAAGTGGGAAGGCTACTTGGACGTTCCACAAAACTTATACCATCACCCAAGATCAGGCTAATGACATTAACAAGCGTTGTAAGGGTCTGATCTATAATAAGACAACGACTTATATTTTAATCGTCTGCGTCTTAGTATCGTTGATTTTCCTAATTTTCTGGGCAATATGGCATTCAGGTAGGAGTTAA
- a CDS encoding DUF916 domain-containing protein gives MKKRIIVFFSTLLLLIATFLPFATTVKAVPDKSYAIQAILPDNQINKDESFFDLKVEPNKDQTLKVLIANTGSKSITVTAEVNNAYTADSGVIGYDKSNAQLYKSKLPSLTSLVEGKRKQTVHLATGENKTVEFKVKSPDSEYAGIILGGVTTTASVSPTKSKNINIKNQVRYVKGVVLRSKDDGVMPDMHLTSAAPKAVAGSTGIAYTLDNTAPININKVSLKAEITNGSKKTNYSADNLQIAPNSQFNYFIPVKKLDAGTYKAHITLKNDSGFEKSFNYNITVKQRQVDNVNDAAAPKQESNNKQWIGIIVGIIVLIAVVVWMYLYYSQRNKGNGETKGRGKLNMRSTKKPDKSKDSRSGSTRSERHKK, from the coding sequence ATGAAGAAACGAATAATTGTCTTTTTTTCCACATTATTACTATTAATTGCGACATTTTTACCTTTCGCGACAACAGTCAAAGCTGTGCCTGATAAGTCCTATGCGATTCAGGCAATTTTACCAGACAATCAAATCAACAAGGATGAATCTTTCTTTGATCTCAAGGTTGAGCCTAACAAAGACCAGACTTTGAAAGTTTTGATTGCCAATACTGGTAGTAAATCAATCACGGTTACGGCTGAAGTCAATAACGCTTATACGGCGGACTCCGGTGTGATTGGCTATGATAAGTCCAATGCTCAATTGTACAAGTCAAAACTGCCATCTTTGACATCTTTAGTCGAGGGCAAACGTAAACAGACTGTCCACTTGGCTACTGGTGAAAATAAGACGGTCGAGTTCAAAGTAAAGTCACCTGATTCTGAATATGCAGGAATTATTTTGGGTGGTGTTACGACTACAGCTTCAGTTAGTCCAACGAAATCTAAGAATATCAATATCAAGAATCAAGTTCGCTACGTCAAAGGGGTAGTTTTGCGCTCCAAAGACGATGGTGTCATGCCTGATATGCATTTGACTTCCGCTGCACCAAAGGCCGTAGCCGGTTCAACAGGAATTGCCTACACCTTGGACAATACAGCACCGATAAACATCAATAAAGTGTCTCTGAAGGCTGAAATCACTAATGGTAGTAAGAAGACCAACTACAGTGCAGATAACCTTCAAATCGCTCCTAATTCGCAATTCAACTACTTTATTCCGGTGAAGAAGTTAGATGCTGGAACTTACAAAGCACACATTACTTTGAAGAACGATTCTGGCTTTGAAAAGTCGTTTAATTACAATATTACTGTCAAACAACGTCAAGTTGATAACGTCAATGATGCTGCCGCACCAAAGCAAGAGTCCAATAACAAACAGTGGATTGGAATCATCGTCGGAATTATCGTCTTGATTGCGGTCGTAGTTTGGATGTACCTCTATTACTCACAACGTAATAAAGGCAACGGCGAGACTAAAGGTCGTGGCAAACTTAATATGAGAAGTACTAAGAAACCTGACAAATCAAAAGATTCAAGATCAGGTAGTACTCGTTCAGAACGTCATAAGAAATAG
- a CDS encoding helix-turn-helix domain-containing protein, with protein MLEQIFLVKQDVEKYRMLTVIKSLPPREVNLSNISNRLQFTYQKTYNIFQALLEDLADVAPDIDPTDTKIESIDFRKVSIDTYRLFLVKNSVVFQAFNYGLTNANPSFESFSDEHFTSKSTLNRRMSKFRAFLKNFGLKISNSTLEIKGNEKNIRWMAYYVYWYTYHGQEWPFSLIQENSIDQIIGRTDITFDNPIVHFQLKYFLAISRIRLIKRHYIDELPYYSDVFGTQNLGEDILTQEDYPIVPVTALDNENKLVNLFRRTAFQPSDTSFEQPINANARINPKFYALVYHFIDFLKEHYHDDMSLYHNQKTLKHIMTYVTRDIVFYYIMAPYSLMHLDSMYPNEDSEKNFTDLYKDVYTFFSNIDQNEFPGIYNAAELISKDLYQVLPSYISTIRAEDIIKVKVLIDPGNQTAEVVLRNIRTLDFVEIVPSNVFDDVDVLITSLDVLPLDIERKKYPENLKVIPWDISSTRPDYIWLLIQLNQVYVKKIKTKQEEEKKKKAL; from the coding sequence ATGTTGGAGCAAATTTTCTTAGTTAAGCAAGACGTAGAAAAATACCGCATGCTTACTGTAATAAAATCTTTACCTCCTCGTGAAGTAAACTTAAGTAACATTAGTAATCGACTGCAATTCACCTACCAAAAAACGTATAATATTTTTCAAGCATTATTGGAAGATCTAGCTGATGTCGCTCCCGATATTGACCCTACCGACACAAAAATCGAGTCAATCGACTTCAGAAAAGTTTCCATTGATACTTACCGACTATTTTTGGTAAAAAACTCAGTCGTTTTCCAAGCCTTCAATTATGGTTTGACTAATGCCAATCCGTCATTTGAAAGCTTTAGTGACGAACACTTTACGAGTAAGTCCACTTTAAATCGTAGAATGTCCAAATTCAGAGCCTTTCTCAAAAACTTTGGTCTCAAGATTTCCAACTCGACACTTGAAATCAAAGGTAATGAGAAAAACATCCGTTGGATGGCATACTACGTCTATTGGTATACATATCACGGGCAAGAATGGCCATTTAGTTTGATTCAAGAAAACTCAATCGACCAGATTATTGGTCGTACCGATATTACTTTCGACAACCCGATCGTACACTTCCAATTAAAATATTTTCTAGCAATTTCTCGGATTCGCTTGATCAAACGTCACTATATTGACGAATTGCCATATTACAGCGATGTCTTTGGTACCCAAAATCTGGGCGAAGATATTTTGACGCAAGAAGACTATCCAATCGTGCCAGTAACTGCTTTGGACAATGAAAACAAATTGGTCAACCTCTTCAGAAGAACTGCCTTCCAACCTAGTGATACCTCATTTGAGCAACCAATCAACGCTAACGCCAGAATCAATCCGAAGTTCTATGCGCTCGTTTATCACTTTATAGATTTCTTGAAGGAACATTATCACGATGATATGTCGCTCTACCACAATCAAAAGACTTTGAAACATATTATGACCTATGTAACGCGTGATATCGTCTTCTATTACATCATGGCGCCTTATTCTTTGATGCATCTGGATTCGATGTACCCTAATGAAGATAGCGAGAAGAACTTTACCGACTTGTACAAAGACGTCTACACATTCTTCTCTAACATCGATCAAAATGAGTTCCCCGGAATTTACAACGCTGCCGAGTTGATTTCTAAAGACTTATATCAAGTTTTGCCTAGTTATATCTCCACCATTCGTGCTGAAGATATTATCAAGGTCAAAGTCTTGATTGATCCTGGTAATCAAACCGCTGAAGTTGTTTTGAGAAATATCCGGACTTTGGACTTCGTGGAAATCGTTCCTAGCAATGTTTTCGATGATGTCGATGTATTGATTACTTCATTGGATGTGTTGCCTTTGGATATCGAACGCAAGAAGTATCCTGAGAACTTGAAGGTTATTCCTTGGGATATCTCTTCAACGCGTCCTGATTATATTTGGCTGTTGATTCAGTTGAACCAAGTTTATGTTAAGAAGATCAAGACTAAACAAGAGGAAGAAAAGAAGAAAAAGGCATTGTAG
- a CDS encoding amino acid permease, producing MENNDVNRSLKTRHLSMIALGGSIGTGLFVASGSSISTAGPGGALIAYVAIGIMVYFLMTSLGEMATYMPVSGSFATYATKFIDPAFGFALGWNYWFNWAITLAVDLSTISLVVKYWFPSWTSWKISLTFMIVLLVINFISVGSFGETEYWLSSIKVTAVIIFLIVGVLSILGILGNQNFVGLTNYTYKKAPFVGGVPAILSVFVVAGFSFQGTELIGITAGESATPEKSIPKAIKQVFWRILLFYILSIAIIGALIPYTSPNLLGSDAGDIAISPFTIVFKKVGIPLAAGIMNAVILTSVISAANSGLYAASRMLWSMSKNNMAPRVFEKTNGRGVPVFSLLLTALVGGAALFTSLYGDSFYELLVAASGLTGFIAWIGIAFSHYRFRKAYLYKGYKLDDLKYKAKWFPFGPILAIILGIIIIIGQDVRSMVDFNIGRLLISYSGLIILFVCWIYYKVKHKTKFLKLEDIDVEATKNGGHY from the coding sequence ATGGAAAATAATGATGTGAATAGGTCGTTGAAGACCCGTCATTTGTCGATGATCGCACTTGGTGGGTCAATTGGAACCGGTTTGTTTGTGGCAAGTGGTTCCTCAATTTCAACAGCTGGTCCTGGAGGTGCCTTGATAGCTTATGTGGCTATTGGTATTATGGTTTACTTCTTGATGACTAGTTTGGGAGAGATGGCAACTTACATGCCAGTTTCCGGCTCATTTGCGACATATGCTACCAAATTCATCGATCCTGCTTTTGGTTTTGCGTTAGGTTGGAATTATTGGTTCAACTGGGCGATTACTCTAGCGGTCGATTTATCCACAATTTCTTTAGTTGTAAAATATTGGTTCCCAAGCTGGACCTCATGGAAAATCAGTTTGACTTTTATGATTGTTCTATTGGTAATCAACTTTATCTCTGTAGGTTCATTTGGTGAAACTGAATACTGGTTGTCATCAATCAAAGTTACCGCCGTTATCATCTTCTTGATTGTCGGCGTCTTAAGTATATTAGGAATTTTAGGAAATCAAAACTTTGTTGGCTTGACAAATTATACATATAAGAAAGCACCTTTCGTTGGAGGCGTTCCAGCGATTCTAAGCGTGTTCGTAGTTGCCGGGTTCTCCTTCCAAGGTACTGAGTTGATCGGTATCACAGCGGGTGAATCAGCAACTCCTGAAAAGAGTATTCCTAAGGCTATCAAACAAGTCTTCTGGAGAATTCTTTTGTTCTACATTTTGTCTATTGCTATTATCGGTGCTTTGATTCCTTATACTAGTCCAAATCTTTTGGGATCAGACGCTGGTGATATTGCTATCAGTCCCTTTACGATTGTCTTCAAGAAAGTTGGGATTCCACTAGCTGCCGGAATTATGAATGCTGTTATTTTGACATCAGTTATTTCTGCGGCTAACTCAGGACTATATGCTGCCAGTCGTATGCTTTGGTCAATGAGTAAAAATAATATGGCACCAAGGGTTTTTGAAAAAACTAATGGTCGTGGTGTGCCAGTCTTTTCACTTCTACTAACTGCTTTAGTTGGTGGAGCAGCCTTATTCACTAGTTTGTATGGTGATTCATTCTACGAACTATTGGTTGCTGCCAGTGGTTTGACCGGATTTATCGCTTGGATTGGGATTGCCTTTTCTCATTATCGTTTCAGAAAAGCTTACTTGTACAAAGGCTACAAACTTGATGACTTGAAGTACAAAGCTAAGTGGTTCCCATTTGGTCCAATTTTAGCCATCATCCTAGGTATCATCATTATTATTGGTCAAGATGTGCGTTCAATGGTTGACTTCAATATTGGCCGTCTCTTGATCAGTTACAGTGGTTTGATTATTTTGTTCGTATGTTGGATCTATTACAAGGTCAAGCATAAGACAAAGTTCTTGAAGCTAGAAGATATCGATGTTGAAGCTACTAAAAATGGTGGTCATTACTAG
- the serS gene encoding serine--tRNA ligase — protein MLDIKLIRKDPEWIKNKLASRGVTSEEIDELLSYDEKRRELLVKTETLKEERNKVSQGIANKKRNKEDASDEIAAMKQVGADIKKIDADLEETQGKMNYILVRLPNIPDDSVPVGPDESTNVEIRKVGAVPKENFKPRHHWDIGEELGILDFEQATKVSGSRFVYYIGMGARLERAVYNFMLDQHQKEGYTEVIPPYLVNNNAMFGTSQFPKFTEDVYTVMVDENPLTLIPTAEVPLTNYFADKILDEKDLPKYVTALTPCFRSEAGSAGRDTRGLIRMHQFNKVEMVKVSKPEESYNELEKLTANAENILKQLGLPYHVIVLSSGDASFSSAKTYDLEVWMPAQDKYREVSSCSNCLDFQARRAHIRYRDENGKTKLAHTLNGSGLAAGRTVAAILENYQNEDGSVTIPDVLVPYMGGVTKITKENAK, from the coding sequence ATGTTAGACATTAAGCTAATCAGAAAAGACCCTGAATGGATCAAAAATAAATTAGCTTCACGCGGCGTTACTAGTGAAGAAATCGACGAATTGCTTTCATACGATGAAAAACGTCGTGAATTGTTAGTTAAGACAGAAACTTTGAAGGAAGAAAGAAATAAGGTTTCTCAAGGAATTGCTAACAAGAAACGCAATAAAGAAGATGCTAGTGACGAAATCGCTGCTATGAAACAAGTTGGTGCCGATATCAAGAAAATCGATGCTGATCTTGAAGAAACACAAGGCAAAATGAACTACATCTTAGTTCGTCTACCTAACATTCCTGACGATTCTGTTCCCGTTGGTCCTGACGAAAGTACTAACGTTGAAATCAGAAAAGTCGGTGCCGTTCCTAAGGAAAACTTCAAACCAAGACACCACTGGGATATCGGTGAAGAACTAGGAATCTTAGACTTTGAACAAGCTACTAAAGTTTCTGGCTCACGTTTTGTTTACTACATTGGTATGGGTGCTAGACTTGAACGTGCTGTTTACAACTTCATGTTGGACCAACACCAAAAAGAAGGCTATACAGAAGTAATCCCTCCATACTTGGTTAACAACAATGCCATGTTTGGTACTAGTCAATTCCCTAAGTTTACTGAAGATGTCTACACGGTTATGGTTGATGAAAATCCATTGACTTTGATCCCTACAGCCGAAGTTCCTTTGACAAACTACTTTGCTGACAAGATTTTGGATGAAAAAGACTTGCCTAAGTACGTTACAGCTTTGACACCTTGTTTCCGTTCTGAAGCTGGTTCTGCCGGTCGTGATACTCGTGGATTGATTCGTATGCACCAATTTAACAAGGTTGAAATGGTTAAAGTTTCAAAACCTGAAGAATCGTACAATGAACTAGAAAAATTGACAGCCAATGCTGAAAATATCCTTAAACAACTAGGACTTCCATATCACGTAATCGTTCTTTCAAGTGGGGATGCAAGTTTCAGTTCTGCTAAGACTTACGATCTTGAAGTTTGGATGCCTGCTCAAGACAAGTACCGTGAAGTTTCAAGTTGTTCAAACTGTCTAGACTTCCAAGCTCGTCGTGCTCACATCAGATATCGTGACGAAAATGGTAAGACAAAACTAGCTCACACATTGAATGGTTCAGGACTTGCTGCTGGTCGTACAGTTGCCGCTATTTTGGAAAACTACCAAAACGAAGACGGTTCTGTAACAATTCCAGACGTTTTAGTGCCATATATGGGTGGAGTTACAAAAATTACTAAAGAAAATGCCAAATAG
- a CDS encoding FAD-binding protein: protein MFEDSKLNWNATYDVIVLGFGGAGASAARFAADNNAKVLITDSAPEGHEGGNTRYAGQVISSGDNLDDLRKYYEDLAFPLSYDKDLMETFVKGLYDIPNYLENYLGVKPFIMGKHPESPVSKALYFMAHEYPEFRGQATHELVAVHEGVADSALWKNLRQQVLDRADKIDVLYQTPAKHLIQDPETKAIVGVQIERNGKLLNVKANNGVVMATGGFENNPEMVENYLGETSLNPIGSLYNKGIGVTMASEVGAKLYNMNNYEAYGIFHGLTPKPAKGQRSQFLPFDWPAFHQGSLIVVGDDGTRYFDENEIHRHGHIQDHGNWRIPLAQRHPYVVFDQKKYDELKNDKNAPYPEFLDSVVKADDLNSLAEVMGVDADKLANTIKDFNHFADIKRDYAFDRDADTLTAFDDGPYYCLAMVQGLLNTQGGPVHNSNAEVVDVNDEVIPHLYACGELGSLMGRQYNGGSNLAENLIFGKIAGENAAKEKDVESVKVDANTSASVHEEGLGSDVGEEHFETNDNQYIGKSTAGMGNEIVVRVTANSKDDIQDIEVLKQSESDDYGLKAVKELPKEIVEKNTVDVDTISGASASSKAIKEAVSNALEQIK from the coding sequence ATGTTTGAGGATTCAAAATTAAATTGGAACGCAACTTATGACGTTATCGTTTTAGGATTCGGTGGTGCTGGTGCTAGTGCTGCTAGATTTGCGGCTGACAACAACGCCAAAGTTTTGATTACTGACTCAGCTCCAGAGGGTCATGAGGGTGGCAATACTCGTTATGCTGGTCAAGTTATTTCATCAGGTGACAATTTAGATGATTTACGTAAATATTACGAAGATTTAGCTTTCCCATTGTCATATGACAAAGATTTGATGGAAACTTTCGTCAAAGGACTCTATGACATCCCTAATTACCTAGAAAATTATCTCGGCGTTAAACCATTTATCATGGGCAAACACCCAGAATCACCTGTATCTAAAGCTTTGTACTTCATGGCTCACGAATACCCAGAATTCCGTGGTCAAGCTACTCACGAATTAGTTGCTGTTCACGAAGGTGTCGCTGACTCTGCTCTTTGGAAGAATCTCCGTCAACAAGTCTTAGACCGTGCTGACAAAATCGATGTCTTGTATCAAACACCTGCTAAACACTTGATTCAAGATCCCGAAACAAAGGCTATCGTCGGTGTTCAAATCGAACGTAACGGCAAATTGCTCAACGTTAAAGCCAACAACGGTGTCGTCATGGCTACTGGTGGTTTTGAAAACAATCCTGAAATGGTCGAAAACTACCTCGGCGAAACTAGTCTAAATCCTATCGGTTCCCTTTATAACAAAGGTATTGGTGTCACAATGGCTAGTGAAGTCGGCGCTAAACTTTACAACATGAACAACTATGAAGCCTACGGTATTTTCCACGGACTAACTCCTAAACCAGCTAAGGGTCAACGTTCACAATTCTTGCCATTCGACTGGCCTGCTTTCCACCAAGGCAGCTTGATTGTTGTCGGCGATGACGGAACTCGTTACTTCGATGAAAATGAAATCCACCGCCACGGACACATTCAAGATCACGGCAACTGGAGAATTCCTCTAGCACAACGTCATCCATATGTTGTCTTTGACCAAAAGAAGTATGACGAACTAAAGAATGACAAGAACGCCCCTTACCCAGAATTCTTAGACTCAGTCGTTAAAGCTGATGATTTGAACAGTTTAGCTGAAGTTATGGGTGTTGACGCAGACAAATTGGCAAACACTATCAAAGACTTCAACCACTTTGCTGATATCAAACGTGACTATGCCTTTGACCGTGATGCCGATACTTTGACAGCCTTCGATGATGGTCCTTACTACTGCTTAGCCATGGTTCAAGGATTGTTGAATACACAAGGTGGTCCTGTTCACAATTCCAATGCAGAAGTTGTTGACGTAAACGATGAAGTTATCCCTCACCTATACGCTTGTGGTGAATTAGGAAGTTTGATGGGACGCCAATACAACGGTGGTAGCAATTTAGCTGAAAACTTGATTTTTGGTAAGATTGCTGGTGAAAATGCTGCTAAAGAAAAAGACGTTGAATCTGTCAAAGTCGATGCTAATACTTCAGCCAGTGTTCACGAAGAAGGTTTGGGATCAGACGTTGGCGAAGAACATTTTGAAACTAACGACAACCAATATATCGGAAAATCAACTGCTGGTATGGGAAATGAAATCGTCGTTCGTGTCACTGCCAATAGCAAAGACGACATTCAAGATATCGAAGTTTTGAAGCAAAGTGAATCTGACGATTACGGTCTCAAAGCTGTTAAGGAATTGCCAAAAGAAATCGTCGAAAAGAATACGGTCGATGTTGATACAATTTCTGGTGCTTCTGCTTCAAGTAAAGCTATTAAAGAAGCTGTTTCTAATGCTTTGGAACAAATTAAATAA